A DNA window from Impatiens glandulifera chromosome 7, dImpGla2.1, whole genome shotgun sequence contains the following coding sequences:
- the LOC124945294 gene encoding quinone oxidoreductase-like protein 2 homolog, producing the protein MEALVCRKIGDPTEAPNSSDNSAFALETCHPIPKLDWSTAVRIRVKATSLNYGNYLQILGKYQEKPPLPFIPGSDYSGIVDSIGPKVSKFKVGDRVCSFAPLGSFAQFIVADETDLLPVPDGCDLVAAGALPVVYGTSHVGLAHRANLKSGQVLLVLGAAGGVGVAAVQIGKACGAVVIAVARGDDKIQFLKSIGADFVVDSSKSDIIASIKGFLNERNLKGVDVLYDPVGGKLTKDALKLLKWGAQILVIGFASGEVPVIPANIALVKNWTIHGLYWGSYKIHQPGVLEDSLKELLSWLASGKISINISHAYSLKEANLAFAAIRDRKVIGKVMIICDNKAAKSKL; encoded by the exons ATGGAGGCTCTAGTATGCAGGAAGATAGGTGATCCGACAGAGGCTCCGAACTCATCTGATAACTCTGCTTTCGCACTCGAAACCTGCCATCCAATCCCTAAGCTGGATTGGTCGACTGCCGTCAGAATTAGGGTCAAAGCAACGAGCTTGAATTACGGCAATTACCTTCAAATTCTTGGTAAGTACCAAGAGAAACCTCCTTTGCCTTTTATCCCAGGTTCCGATTATTCCGGGATCGTCGATTCCATCGGTCCAAAGGTCTCCAAGTTCAAAGTCGGTGATCGTGTCTGTTCTTTTGCTCCCCTAGGAAGTTTCGCACAATTCATCGTCGCCGATGAGACTGACTt GCTTCCAGTACCTGATGGATGTGATTTAGTTGCTGCTGGTGCACTTCCGGTTGTCTATGGAACATCACATGTGGGCCTCGCTCATAGAGCTAATTTAAAGTCTGGTCAG GTTTTGCTAGTTCTTGGTGCAGCCGGAGGTGTTGGTGTTGCAGCTGTACAAATTGGAAAGGCTTGCGGGGCAGTTGTGATTGCTGTTGCTAGGGGAGATGATAAGATACAGTTTTTGAAATCTATAGGCGCTGACTTTGTTGTTGACTCAAGCAAAAGTGATATAATTGCAAGCATCAAGGGATTCCTTAATGAAAGAAATCTCAAAGGAGTAGATGTTTTATATGATCCAGTTGGGGGTAAGCTTACAAAAGATGCATTGAAGCTATTGAAATGGGGAGCGCAGATTTTGGTCATAGGATTTGCAAGCGGAGAAGTTCCTGTCATTCCTGCAAATATTGCTCTCGTAAAG AATTGGACGATTCATGGATTGTACTGGGGAAGTTATAAAATTCATCAACCGGGTGTGTTGGAGGATTCTCTGAAGGAGCTATTGTCTTGGTTAGCAAGTGGAAAAATATCCATTAATATCTCCCATGCTTACAGCCTCAAGGAG GCCAACCTTGCATTTGCTGCAATAAGAGACAGGAAAGTTATAGGAAAGGTGATGATAATCTGTGATAACAAAGCTGCAAAATCCAAGCTTTAG
- the LOC124909721 gene encoding LOB domain-containing protein 27-like yields the protein MTLKGGTTHACAACKYQRRRCTPKCLLAPYFPADQPKMFQNAHRLFGVSNIVKILKGIDPSQKREAMNSIIFQANMRDRYPVEGCCYFIRGLQSQIHQTEMELHAVHSQLRLYRQQQQQQTHMQDGSTIIDECTSNLQLGINALTLYHEQADVNSLSTPLPVSSNEHYTNTINVAYNDENNSMWIQHAYPQHNFGTETNNINNNSNNTMSNNSVLMMQPLLVSSQHQNIQEEPVQDYDEMHTFFDTIDDKQSYIDSNDTSDSSSDSSLKDTTDSFQHVAKKELKNVAACFSLTSVN from the exons ATGACCCTTAAAGGTGGCACAACCCACGCTTGTGCAGCCTGCAAATACCAGAGGAGGAGATGCACTCCCAAGTGTTTGCTCGCCCCATATTTCCCGGCCGACCAACCCAAGATGTTTCAGAATGCCCATCGTCTCTTTGGTGTGAGCAATATAGTTAAGATTTTGAAAGGAATTGACCCATCTCAAAAGAGAGAAGCTATGAATTCCATTATTTTTCAAGCTAATATGCGCGATAGATATCCAGTTGAAGGGTGTTGTTATTTCATTAGAGGTCTTCAGTCTCAGATACACCAGACTGAGATGGAATTGCATGCGGTTCATTCTCAACTTCGTCTTTAccgacaacaacaacaacaacaaacacATATGCAAGATGGATCAACTATTATAGATGAATGTACCTCTAATCTTCAACTAGGAATTAATGCATTAACCTTATATCATGAACAAGCTGATGTTAATTCGCTTTCGACTCCTTTGCCTGTTTCATCCAATGAACACTACACAAACACCATAAATGTCGCTTACAATGACGAAAATAATTCAATGTGGATTCAACATGCGTACCCACAACACAACTTCGGTACTGAAAccaacaatattaataataatagtaataatactATGAGTAACAATTCGGTGTTGATGATGCAACCTCTCTTAGTTTCATCCCAACATCAAAATATACAAGAAGAGCCGGTTCAAGATTATGATGAGATGCACACTTTCTTTGATACAATTGACGATAAACAATCTTACATAGATTCCAATGACACATCTGATTCAAG CTCGGACTCATCTTTGAAAGATACAACTGACTCATTTCAGCATGTAGCGAAGAAGGAATTAAAGAATGTAGCTGCATGTTTCAGCCTGACCAGTGTCAATTGA